The genomic region aatataattacatgtgaATCTCCTATTTATaggaataatattattaataactacagCAGCAAACTGATgaggaaatttaatttaatgaaccCATAATtgcttaacaaataaattacttaaaaaaagcTAATTCATTATTGATATTCGTGAATAAATTGTTTTGATCTTTAATTTGGTATCACTAGATGCATGCTACTTTTTGTACATAGTCGTAATGGACTCGCCTCTCTTGCTCCCCCCCACCTGTGGCCCGCCCCCATCTTCCCCTACCCTTAGCCTTTCCgcaaattatataacaagtacTCCCATCCTACCTTAACTTCATTTTCCATATATATCAAATGATTGAGATGATGATGTTGATCAGcttctttcaatatttttaatcagcTGTCAAAAATTCAATCCACCTACacctttaatttcaattatattaatggaaggacacaacaaatatacctctcattaattaattaattaattacaatgcATATAACCAATCTACTTTTAATTACAATACGTACATATTCATTATGCACCATCTCATCCAATCCTAATCTCtccctatatttatatagaaaaaggaaagcaaaataataataataataataataataataataataaaagtgtgatcacaagaagaaaactaagaatatggattttaatttttgtttctttttttcaaaaataaaagcactCTACAAATTAATCAGCAACATGTGTATAATTAGCCATTACCTTACAAGATTGGCAATCACTACACAATCCATTCTTCTCAAAACCACCACTCTCTGATAtcatatacttataattagaCTGAAAAGGCAGCCCTATTGACAGCTCCAAATCCAATTCATCCTCCTTCTGCGGTGGCGGAGGATGAAGATGagactcctcctcctcctcctctgttgtgctgctgctgctgttgcaTTTGGCGTTATCTAGTAGTGTCGACGATGAGGTATCCGTGGCAGGAATCAAATTACTTTTGAGGCCGGGGACCTGGTGGTTGGTTGAAATAGTACTAGTGTTGTCGTTTGAGAGTGGTGGAGTTGAGTTTCTCAAGTCGGAGCAAGTAATATTGGGAGAAGCGGCGGCGTTGGAGTTGAGGGGACGGTGGGTTTGGGGGTCGATGCCGCTGTTAATAAGCTTGCGTTTGATGTGTGTGTTccagtaattcttgatttcattGTCTGTTCTTCCAGCCAATCTTCCAGCTATTAAAGACCATCtgcaaattaaagaaattaataattaccaaatCCATCAGTTCAAAATTGAATATCACTACCTCCCGCAGCTGTAAAAGATGAAGAAATCTCTAATTTTATAGAG from Sesamum indicum cultivar Zhongzhi No. 13 linkage group LG3, S_indicum_v1.0, whole genome shotgun sequence harbors:
- the LOC105159549 gene encoding myb-related protein 330; the protein is MGRSPCCEKAHTNKGAWSKEEDERLINYIRAHGEGNWRSLPKAAGLLRCGKSCRLRWINYLRPDLKRGNFTPEEDEIIIKLHSLLGNKWSLIAGRLAGRTDNEIKNYWNTHIKRKLINSGIDPQTHRPLNSNAAASPNITCSDLRNSTPPLSNDNTSTISTNHQVPGLKSNLIPATDTSSSTLLDNAKCNSSSSTTEEEEEESHLHPPPPQKEDELDLELSIGLPFQSNYKYMISESGGFEKNGLCSDCQSCKVMANYTHVAD